In Hirundo rustica isolate bHirRus1 chromosome 2, bHirRus1.pri.v3, whole genome shotgun sequence, one genomic interval encodes:
- the ATP6AP2 gene encoding renin receptor: MADMGRCGWAGRALGLAALVAAACVAGVCGGEFSILRSPQSVAFRDGSWPIPGERIPDVAALTMGFSVEEDLPWPGLGVGDLFHRPQATVLVTVKGVDKLPVKGFSYPIENAVPLSLDRVANAIHALFSEEMPVVLQLAPSEERVYMVGKANAVFEDLSVTLRQLRNRLFQDNSILSSLPLNSLSRNNEVDLLFLSELQVLHDIASLLSRHKHLAKDHSPDLYSLELSGLEEVGKRYGEDSQQFKDASQILVDSLQKFADEMFNLYGGNAVVEVVAVKEFNSPLSRKTRSILQATQSEKENPYNLAYPYNYDYSVIFNIVLWMMIGLALAVIVISYNLWNMDPGYDSIIYRMTNQKIRMD; encoded by the exons ATGGCGGACATGGGGCGGTGCGGCTGGGCCGGCCGGGCCCTGGGGCTGGCGGCGCTGGTGGCAGCGGCCTGTGTCGCCG GTGTATGTGGTGGGGAGTTCAGTATCTTACGATCACCTCAGTCGGTTGCTTTCCGAGATGGAAGTTGGCCAATTCCGGGCGAGCGGATCCCAGATGTTGCTGCACTGACCATGGGCTTTTCTGTTGAAGAA GACCTCCCCTGGCCTGGGCTGGGTGTGGGTGATCTCTTTCACCGGCCACAAGCCACTGTGCTGGTGACAGTGAAGGGCGTGGACAAGTTGCCTGTCAAAGGGTTTTCTTACCCCATTGAGAAT GCCGTTCCTCTCAGTCTGGACAGAGTTGCAAATGCCATCCATGCTCTGTTTTCTGAGGAGATGCCCGTGGTGTTGCAGCTGGCCCCCAGTGAGGAA AGGGTGTACATGGTGGGCAAGGCCAACGCCGTGTTTGAGGATCTCTCGGTCACACTGCGCCAGCTGCGGAACCGCCTGTTCCAGGACaactccatcctcagctccctccctctcAACTCCCTCAGCAGGAACAACgag gttgatttgctttttctgtcaGAACTTCAAGTTCTACATGATATTGCAAGCCTG CTGTCTCGACACAAGCACTTAGCCAAAGATCATTCTCCAGACCTTTATTCCCTGGAACTGTCTGGTTTGGAAGAGGTTGGAAAGCGATATGGGGAAGACTCTCAGCAGTTCAAGGATGCTTCTCAAATTCTTGTAGACTCTTTGCAGAAG tttgcaGATGAGATGTTTAATCTGTATGGTGGGAATGCAGTGGTAGAAGTGGTGGCTGTGAAGGAGTTTAACTCTCCCCTCTCAAGGAAGACTCGCTCCATTCTCCAGGCTACACAG agtgaaaaagaaaatccttatAACCTTGCCTATCCGTATAACTACGACTACTCTGTGATCTTCAACATTGTTCTGTGGATGATGATAGGTCTTGCTTTAGCTGTGATAGTTATCTCCTACAACCTCTGGAACATGGATCCTGGCTATGACAGCATTATTTATAGGATGACAAACCAGAAGATAAGAATGGATTGA